One part of the Micrococcus sp. 2A genome encodes these proteins:
- a CDS encoding DUF6707 family protein, giving the protein MSVAPVSGGYLRHLKAQEVQPGDSFLTRRGEPAPAVASVRTVRDDFGTPALVIATLEGGREVRIAHGSVIRVRTERPEERKAAADTAFSPVDAGSPESRIVAVGQRHLDDPELVATAARLSHGLNLRSGSQLEDLFDMAARMYLLHEDVEGALATLGLLTNLPWDGAVGRWKSIQAALALAAQILREEGEHITAANLGKRLLEADEVPSEPGRAARVLEVRQRQLNAPPLYEREISKALQARDAAAEFQWRRARFAQLLYLRARGGSETLTDADLDSRISRELGTLRELARTVESKAAAGR; this is encoded by the coding sequence ATGAGCGTGGCACCGGTCAGCGGCGGCTACCTCCGTCACCTCAAGGCCCAGGAGGTCCAGCCGGGCGACTCCTTCCTCACCCGCCGCGGCGAGCCCGCCCCGGCCGTGGCCTCCGTGCGCACCGTGCGGGACGACTTCGGCACGCCCGCACTCGTGATCGCCACCCTGGAGGGCGGCCGCGAGGTGAGGATCGCCCACGGCTCCGTGATCCGGGTGCGCACCGAGCGCCCCGAGGAGCGCAAGGCCGCGGCGGACACGGCCTTCTCCCCCGTGGACGCGGGCTCCCCCGAGTCCCGGATCGTGGCCGTCGGCCAGCGCCACCTGGACGACCCGGAGCTCGTGGCCACGGCCGCCCGCCTCTCCCACGGGCTGAACCTGCGCTCCGGATCCCAGCTCGAGGACCTCTTCGACATGGCCGCGCGCATGTACCTGCTGCACGAGGACGTGGAGGGCGCGCTGGCCACGCTCGGCCTGCTGACGAACCTGCCGTGGGACGGGGCCGTGGGCCGCTGGAAGTCCATCCAGGCCGCCCTCGCCCTGGCCGCGCAGATCCTGCGGGAGGAGGGCGAGCACATCACCGCCGCCAACCTCGGCAAGCGCCTCCTGGAGGCCGACGAGGTGCCCAGCGAACCCGGCCGCGCCGCCCGCGTGCTCGAGGTGCGCCAGCGCCAGCTCAACGCCCCGCCGCTGTACGAGCGGGAGATCTCCAAGGCCCTGCAGGCCCGGGACGCCGCCGCCGAGTTCCAGTGGCGCAGGGCCCGGTTCGCCCAGCTGCTCTACCTGCGGGCGCGCGGCGGCTCCGAGACCCTCACGGACGCGGACCTGGACTCGCGGATCTCCCGGGAGCTCGGGACGCTGCGTGAGCTGGCCCGCACGGTGGAGTCCAAGGCGGCGGCGGGACGCTGA
- a CDS encoding NUDIX hydrolase family protein, with amino-acid sequence MSVRTPDPNPGWLSEEDLYEARRRLPMVYVEAIPVRLDALGYVSEIGLLYVADDEGRFQRTIVSGRVMYRETIRAALMRHLEKDLGPLVFPQLPPSIVPCTVAEYFPAPSETGLTDDRQHAVSMVYVVPVTGECSPRQDALELTWLTPDEALSEDVQAEFIGGRGNLLRQALAHVGWGR; translated from the coding sequence ATGAGCGTGCGCACCCCCGACCCGAATCCGGGATGGCTGTCCGAGGAGGACCTCTACGAGGCCCGCCGACGGCTGCCCATGGTCTACGTGGAGGCGATCCCGGTGCGCCTCGACGCGCTCGGCTACGTCTCCGAGATCGGCCTGCTCTACGTGGCCGACGACGAGGGCCGCTTCCAGCGCACCATCGTCTCCGGCCGCGTGATGTACCGCGAGACGATCCGCGCCGCGCTCATGCGCCACCTCGAGAAGGACCTGGGCCCGCTCGTGTTCCCGCAGCTGCCACCGTCGATCGTGCCGTGCACCGTGGCCGAGTACTTCCCTGCGCCGTCCGAGACGGGGCTGACCGACGACCGGCAGCACGCCGTCTCGATGGTCTACGTGGTGCCGGTGACGGGCGAGTGCAGCCCGCGCCAGGACGCGCTGGAGCTGACGTGGCTCACGCCGGACGAGGCGCTGAGCGAGGACGTGCAGGCCGAGTTCATCGGCGGCCGCGGGAACCTGCTCCGCCAGGCGCTCGCCCACGTGGGCTGGGGGCGATGA